The Dehalococcoides mccartyi CG5 genome contains the following window.
TGTTTCCGAAAACCGGCAGACCTTGTCCGGACGGCAATATTTCGAATAAATAAGCACCGGTACTTCATGCCAGCTGTGACCCTGAATAACAGCCGGGGTGGAATGGTCACCGCTTATGGCTACCACATCCGGTTTTAAACTCAATATTTCAGGTAGTATCTGGTCCAGTTCTTCCAGTGCCTTGACCTTGCGTTCAAAGTCACCGTCTTCACCGGCGGCATCTGTGGCTTTGACGTGAAGAAAGAAAAAGTCGTATTTTTCAAAGTTAGCCTTATAAGTGGCTATTTCATCACTTAGCATTGAACCGGTAGGCAATACGTCCATGCCTACCACTTTTGAAAGTCCCCGGTACATGGGGTAACTGGCAATCGCGGCCGTCTTAAGTTTATAAATTTCGTTCATAGTGGCAAAGCAGGGTTTTTCTGAAAATCCCCGCAGCAGTATCATGTTGGCCGGGGCATGGTCTTTAAGGGTTTTAGCTGCAAATTGCAAAAACCGGTTTGCTACTTTTGCCATAAGCCGGGCATTTTCAGCTAAGGGTTTAACCTCTTCGGGAACAGCTCCAAGTTTTTGGGGGTCTGAATCAGTAACCTTTTCAGATAAACCGCTACCCCTGAATATAACTACCAGACGGTGGTCTTTTACCGGTTTTACAATTACCCTGATACCATCAAACTCCTGTCCGTCCAGAAGGGTACAAAGTTTGGCACTGACTAAGCTTGAAACCCGGCCAGCTCGGCGGTCACAAATAAGCCCCTGCTTATCTACTGTACAGAAGTTGCCCCTAGTGGCCACATCTCCCGGTTTTAGGTCAAAATCTATTCCCAATGCTTCCAATACCCCACGCCCTATTAGGCAGTCAACCGGGTCATAACCGAACAGTCCCAGATGGCCGGGGGCACTACCGGGGGTTATACCGGCCGCAACCGGACTCGCCATACCGCAGATGCTTTTGCGGGCTAATTCATCCAGATTGGGGGTACGGGCGGTCTCAAGTTCGGTCTGCCCGCTTTCGGGGTGTGGCAAACCGCCCAATCCGTCTATTACTAGAAGTACAATCTTGCTGGGAGTAGTTTGTGAAAGCTGGCTGACAAGATTTAATTTATTCATTTTTCTTTGCAAGCACCTCTACGCCAGGTAATTTCTCACCGCTGAGAAACTTGAGTGAAGCTCCGCCACCGGTGGAGACGAAGCTCATCTTGCTGGCAATATTCAGTTCAGTTACAATCTCGGCGGTAGAACCTCCGCCGATAATGGTAGTGGCATGAAGACGGGTCATAGTATTTACCATTGCCCGTGTACCCTCTGAAAATTGGGGTATTTCATAAATGCCCATAGGACCGTTCCAGAAGACTGTCTTGCATTTCTCAAGATGCTTGGTAAAATGGGTAATCGTAAGAAGACCAATATCTACAATCTTGGCTGTGTGAGGTATATTTTCAACACTCACATTTTCTGCTCTGGCCTCAGGGCCTATTTTATCAAATGTAACCAGCACGTCATCCGGCAAAATAATTTTAACATTTTTTGACTTTGCTTTGTCCATAAGCATTTTGGCGGTATCCAGACTATCATCAATAAGCGAATCACCTATCTCAAGTCCCTGAGCCTTTAGGAAAGTGGCTGCCATGCCTCCGCCAATAAGAATGGTATCCACCTTATCCATTACGTTTTCCAGCATGCCTACCTTGTCACTTACCTTGGCACCGCCCAGCAATATCATAAACGGTCTGGGAGGATGTTCAAGTACTTTCCCCAGAGCATTAAGTTCTTTTTCAAGGAGCAAGCCTGCCACAGCCGGCAGGTATTTGGCAACCCCTACAATAGATGCATGTTTGCGGTGGGCAGTACCAAAAGCATCATCTATATATATATCAGCCAGATCTGCCAGTTTTTTAGCAAATATAGGGTCATTGGCTTCTTCCTCAGGGTGGAAACGCAGATTTTCCAGCAATAGAACCTGGCTGTCTTCCAGCGCATCTACCTTGGCTGCTACCTCATCTCCGATGCAATCAGAGACTGTAAATACTTCCTGTCTGAGTATTTCAGATAGGCGTTTCGCCACCGGGGCAAGGCGCATGCTTTCAACTATCATACCATCCGGCCTTCCCAAGTGGCTGCATAAAATAACTTTGGCCTGGTGGTCCAGCAGATAATCAATGGTAGGAATTGCCGCCCGTATGCGGCTATCATCATTGATAGTACCGGTTTCTTCATTTATGGGGACGTTAAAGTCCACTCTCACCAGAGCTTTTTTACCAGAGAAATTTAAATCTCTGATTGTTAAGTTTTCCATGAACGCTCCTGAAAAGGTCTTATTATTCATAACCGACACCAACCTTCCTAAGGTGGTTTCGGGTTATAGCGGTTAATAATTTTCAGTAGTTGGTTTCCCTATGGGCAAATTATTTGAGGGTGTTTCATTTCATTGGGATTGCCTACCAGAGATAATACTCTTTGGGCTATACCTTTTCCGTCTAATCCGTATTTGGCACGAAGCAGGCTTTGGTTACCATGTTCAACAAATTTATCCGGTATGCCAATATTGGCAATCTTGATTTTATTCACCAATCCGGCTTCTGCAAGGAGAGTGTTTATTCGGCTCCCCAAGCCTCCGGAGATTACGTTTTCCTCAACTGTAACGAGGTACTTATGGCTTTGGGCTATTTTTAAAACAAGTTCGCTGTCCAGTGGGCTGATATAGCGGTTATTTACTAAAGTGGGTTTAATACCGCTTTCGGTCAGTATTTCCAGGGCGTCTTTGGCAAAAGCTACGCTTTTACCGGTGGCTAAAATAGCTACGTCACTGCCATTGACCAGGATTTCATTTTGACCTATTGGTATATTATGTAAACTACTTTCTATTTCAGCCCCTTCGCCAAATCCTCTGGGATAGCGAAGAGCAAAAGGTTTACCCGAATTGACAGCGGTATATATCAGATGTTGCAGGTCATTTTCATCAGATGGTGCGGATACAACCATATCAGGTATCAAAGACATGAAGGATAGGTCAAAAATACCCTGATGGGTTTTACCGTCATCTCCTACAATGCCGCCCCTATCAATCGCAAATACTACCGGCAGTTTTTGCAAACAGACGTCATGGATTATCTGGTCAAAACCGCGCTGGAGGAAAGTAGAATAAATAACTACTACGGGTATATAACCCTGGGTAGCCATTCCGGCTGCAAAAGTGACGGCATGCTGTTCGCAAATGCCCACATCAAATACCCTGTCAGGGAAAGCTGCGGCAATTTCACCCAGCCCGCAGCCATCTGTCATGGCGGCAGTTATGGCTACTACCTGCGGGTTTTGGGACATAATTTTATGTAAAGTTTGACCGAATACCTGGCTATAGGAAAGCCCATGACTACTCTTCAACCCGCCGGATTTGGGCGAGATTCCGTGATATTTTACAGCGTCAGCTTCAGCATCATCATAGCCTTTGCCCTTTTTTGTAATCATATGGATAAGTACCGGCTTGGATTCAAAGTCTTTGGCGCGTTTAAG
Protein-coding sequences here:
- a CDS encoding 2,3-bisphosphoglycerate-independent phosphoglycerate mutase encodes the protein MNKLNLVSQLSQTTPSKIVLLVIDGLGGLPHPESGQTELETARTPNLDELARKSICGMASPVAAGITPGSAPGHLGLFGYDPVDCLIGRGVLEALGIDFDLKPGDVATRGNFCTVDKQGLICDRRAGRVSSLVSAKLCTLLDGQEFDGIRVIVKPVKDHRLVVIFRGSGLSEKVTDSDPQKLGAVPEEVKPLAENARLMAKVANRFLQFAAKTLKDHAPANMILLRGFSEKPCFATMNEIYKLKTAAIASYPMYRGLSKVVGMDVLPTGSMLSDEIATYKANFEKYDFFFLHVKATDAAGEDGDFERKVKALEELDQILPEILSLKPDVVAISGDHSTPAVIQGHSWHEVPVLIYSKYCRPDKVCRFSETDCLQGGLGHIPASDIMPLAMANALKLGKFGA
- a CDS encoding phosphoglycerate kinase, producing the protein MENLTIRDLNFSGKKALVRVDFNVPINEETGTINDDSRIRAAIPTIDYLLDHQAKVILCSHLGRPDGMIVESMRLAPVAKRLSEILRQEVFTVSDCIGDEVAAKVDALEDSQVLLLENLRFHPEEEANDPIFAKKLADLADIYIDDAFGTAHRKHASIVGVAKYLPAVAGLLLEKELNALGKVLEHPPRPFMILLGGAKVSDKVGMLENVMDKVDTILIGGGMAATFLKAQGLEIGDSLIDDSLDTAKMLMDKAKSKNVKIILPDDVLVTFDKIGPEARAENVSVENIPHTAKIVDIGLLTITHFTKHLEKCKTVFWNGPMGIYEIPQFSEGTRAMVNTMTRLHATTIIGGGSTAEIVTELNIASKMSFVSTGGGASLKFLSGEKLPGVEVLAKKNE
- the dxs gene encoding 1-deoxy-D-xylulose-5-phosphate synthase; the encoded protein is MSKLLDTINSPSDLKKLSLDELRELAVQIREELVNRVTLNGGHLASSLGVVELTIALHRVFESPKDKIIWDVGHQSYAHKLLTGRREQFATLRQHGGLSGFTCRDESPHDPFGAGHASTSISAGLGMAVARDLAKEDYSVISVIGDGAISGGMSFEAINNAGHLHTKFIVILNDNGMAISPSTGALSKFLNNVRFDPRFEFAKRNAKQTITNMPFGKAVWAFTKSIKRKFEKSMLPGSLWEELGFIYLGPVDGHNIRELEAALKRAKDFESKPVLIHMITKKGKGYDDAEADAVKYHGISPKSGGLKSSHGLSYSQVFGQTLHKIMSQNPQVVAITAAMTDGCGLGEIAAAFPDRVFDVGICEQHAVTFAAGMATQGYIPVVVIYSTFLQRGFDQIIHDVCLQKLPVVFAIDRGGIVGDDGKTHQGIFDLSFMSLIPDMVVSAPSDENDLQHLIYTAVNSGKPFALRYPRGFGEGAEIESSLHNIPIGQNEILVNGSDVAILATGKSVAFAKDALEILTESGIKPTLVNNRYISPLDSELVLKIAQSHKYLVTVEENVISGGLGSRINTLLAEAGLVNKIKIANIGIPDKFVEHGNQSLLRAKYGLDGKGIAQRVLSLVGNPNEMKHPQIICP